A portion of the Microbacterium hominis genome contains these proteins:
- a CDS encoding glycine--tRNA ligase, giving the protein MAEQSRLDKVIALARHRGFVFQAGEIYGGSRSAWDYGPLGTELKENIRRQWWQTFVRGRGDMVGLDSSVILPKRVWEASGHVATFTDPLVECLQCHKRFREDNLIEDFEARKGRKAENGLAEVPCPNCGTKGQYTEPKAFSGLVKTYLGVVDDESGLHFLRPETAQGIFVNFSNVLTASRKKPPFGIGQVGKAFRNEITPGNFIFRTREFEQMEIEFFAPPAEAPQWFDHWVEACWNWFIDLGIDPENMRQFDVPEHERAHYSAGTIDVEYRFGFPGKEWGELMGVANRTDYDLGSHTEASGQSLTYFDQASGEKYIPYVIEPSFGLTRAMMAFLVDAYHEEEAPNAKGGTDTRTVLKLDPRLAPVKAAILPLSRNEKLSPIAREVADSLRGEWNIDFDDAGAIGRRYRRQDEIGTPFCVTVDFDSLEDRAVTVRDRDTMSQERVPMENLRAYLAERLGGA; this is encoded by the coding sequence GTGGCCGAGCAGTCCCGTCTCGACAAAGTCATCGCCCTCGCCCGTCATCGCGGGTTCGTCTTCCAAGCGGGTGAGATCTACGGCGGTTCGCGTTCGGCCTGGGACTACGGCCCCCTCGGCACCGAGCTGAAGGAGAACATCCGTCGGCAGTGGTGGCAGACCTTCGTGCGCGGCCGCGGCGACATGGTGGGCCTGGACTCGTCGGTGATCCTCCCCAAGCGCGTGTGGGAGGCCTCCGGCCACGTCGCGACCTTCACCGACCCGCTGGTGGAGTGCCTGCAGTGCCACAAGCGCTTCCGCGAGGACAACCTCATCGAGGACTTCGAGGCGCGCAAGGGCCGCAAGGCCGAGAACGGCCTCGCCGAGGTGCCTTGCCCGAACTGCGGCACCAAGGGCCAGTACACGGAGCCGAAGGCGTTCTCGGGTCTGGTGAAGACCTACCTCGGCGTCGTCGACGACGAGTCCGGCCTGCACTTCCTGCGCCCGGAGACGGCCCAGGGCATCTTCGTGAACTTCTCGAACGTGCTCACCGCCAGCCGCAAGAAGCCGCCGTTCGGCATCGGCCAGGTCGGCAAGGCGTTCCGCAACGAGATCACGCCCGGAAACTTCATCTTCCGCACCCGCGAGTTCGAGCAGATGGAGATCGAGTTCTTCGCGCCGCCCGCCGAGGCGCCGCAGTGGTTCGACCACTGGGTCGAGGCGTGCTGGAACTGGTTCATCGACCTCGGCATCGACCCCGAGAACATGCGCCAGTTCGACGTGCCCGAGCACGAGCGCGCCCACTACTCGGCCGGCACGATCGACGTCGAGTACCGCTTCGGCTTCCCCGGCAAGGAGTGGGGCGAGCTGATGGGCGTCGCCAACCGCACCGACTATGACCTCGGCAGCCACACCGAGGCCTCCGGCCAGAGCCTCACCTACTTCGACCAGGCCTCGGGCGAGAAGTACATCCCGTACGTGATCGAGCCGTCGTTCGGCCTCACGCGCGCCATGATGGCGTTCCTCGTCGACGCGTACCACGAGGAGGAGGCGCCGAACGCCAAGGGCGGCACCGACACCCGCACGGTGCTCAAGCTCGACCCGCGGCTGGCGCCCGTGAAGGCGGCGATCCTGCCGCTGTCGCGCAACGAGAAGCTGTCGCCGATCGCGCGGGAGGTCGCCGACAGCCTGCGCGGCGAGTGGAACATCGACTTCGACGACGCCGGTGCCATCGGCCGCCGCTATCGCCGGCAGGACGAGATCGGCACCCCTTTCTGCGTCACGGTCGACTTCGACTCGCTCGAGGACCGCGCCGTGACCGTCCGCGACCGCGACACGATGTCGCAGGAGCGCGTGCCGATGGAGAACCTGCGGGCGTACCTCGCGGAGCGCCTCGGCGGCGCCTGA
- a CDS encoding vWA domain-containing protein yields MAPRLETEPVRIAAAGTRRTVRIGALALAVGLALTACTPTGEDDAVDGDFVDDGCTSVVVATSSEKVNMLDALADAFKQSPQHEALAECATVRPINVSSGDATRFLSAGGDWPDDDVRRWPAMWSPASTVWTERVAAAGSPALVGEPESFTHTPVVFGMPETMAKALGWPDAEIGIADLEALCQDPEGWGSVGKSLWGSFKISKTNPNTSTTGLSAILMQSYEAAGKSADLTTDDVATAEDFSRVFEECVIHYGDTTGKVLTTLYDETQNGAGGSGYVSAVALEETSLLNYNQGNPDSHTVQPGETLTRPSEKLVAIYPSGGSMWSDNPITVLGADWVTDAQAEAGAAFAAFLQTDAAQEILPAFGFRPLDASAPLGDLFTAEFGVDPAGPAITLPRPAVDVVSAALDQWTQIRKPSSVLEVIDISGSMDDPIGDGRSKLDGAIEGAQATLGHFRSSDEVGVWAFTTGIESEAGENIVVLRDVEPLASDRESVDASLDDLRFAQREGTPLYDAIAVAYEEMTARAEPGRINAIVVLSDGQDTDSTISLDSLIARIGADEGEGGESSPVRIFPIAYGEGADTRALQRIAEATGGQWFDASDAAKIDLVFASVINNF; encoded by the coding sequence ATGGCCCCCCGCCTCGAGACAGAGCCCGTCCGCATCGCCGCCGCCGGGACCCGCCGCACGGTCCGGATCGGCGCTCTCGCGCTCGCTGTCGGCCTGGCGCTGACCGCGTGCACGCCGACCGGTGAAGACGACGCGGTCGACGGAGACTTCGTCGACGACGGCTGCACGAGCGTGGTGGTGGCGACCTCGTCGGAGAAGGTCAACATGCTCGACGCGCTCGCCGACGCCTTCAAGCAGTCGCCGCAGCATGAGGCGCTCGCCGAGTGCGCCACCGTGCGCCCGATCAACGTCTCCTCGGGCGACGCGACGCGCTTCCTCTCCGCGGGCGGCGACTGGCCCGACGACGATGTGCGGCGCTGGCCGGCGATGTGGTCGCCCGCCTCCACCGTCTGGACCGAGCGCGTCGCGGCGGCGGGATCGCCGGCGCTCGTCGGCGAGCCGGAGAGCTTCACCCACACGCCGGTCGTGTTCGGCATGCCCGAGACCATGGCGAAGGCGCTCGGCTGGCCCGACGCCGAGATCGGCATCGCCGACCTGGAGGCGCTCTGCCAGGACCCGGAGGGCTGGGGCAGCGTCGGCAAGTCCCTGTGGGGGTCGTTCAAGATCTCCAAGACCAACCCGAACACCTCGACCACCGGCCTATCGGCGATCCTCATGCAGTCGTACGAGGCGGCGGGCAAGTCGGCCGACCTCACGACCGACGACGTCGCCACCGCGGAGGACTTCTCGCGCGTGTTCGAGGAGTGCGTCATCCACTACGGCGACACCACCGGCAAGGTGCTGACGACCCTCTACGACGAGACGCAGAACGGGGCGGGCGGGTCGGGCTACGTGTCGGCGGTCGCCCTCGAGGAGACCTCCCTCCTCAACTACAACCAGGGCAACCCCGACTCCCACACCGTGCAGCCGGGGGAGACGCTCACCCGGCCCAGCGAGAAGCTGGTCGCGATCTATCCCTCGGGCGGATCGATGTGGTCGGACAATCCCATCACCGTGCTCGGGGCCGACTGGGTGACCGACGCCCAGGCCGAGGCGGGCGCCGCGTTCGCCGCGTTCCTGCAGACCGACGCGGCCCAGGAGATCCTCCCCGCGTTCGGCTTCCGGCCCCTCGATGCCTCGGCGCCCCTCGGCGACCTGTTCACCGCGGAGTTCGGCGTCGACCCCGCCGGCCCCGCGATCACGCTCCCGCGCCCTGCCGTCGACGTGGTCTCGGCCGCGCTCGACCAGTGGACCCAGATCCGCAAGCCCTCGTCGGTGCTCGAGGTGATCGACATCTCGGGCTCGATGGACGACCCGATCGGGGATGGCCGTTCCAAGCTCGACGGCGCCATCGAGGGCGCGCAGGCCACGCTCGGCCACTTCCGCTCGAGCGACGAGGTGGGCGTCTGGGCCTTCACCACGGGCATCGAGTCCGAGGCCGGCGAGAACATCGTCGTGCTCCGCGACGTCGAGCCGCTCGCCTCCGATCGCGAGTCGGTGGATGCTTCGCTCGACGACCTGCGCTTCGCCCAGCGCGAGGGCACGCCGCTCTACGACGCGATCGCCGTCGCGTACGAGGAGATGACCGCGCGGGCCGAGCCGGGGCGCATCAACGCCATCGTCGTGCTCTCCGACGGCCAGGACACCGACTCCACGATCTCCCTCGATTCGCTCATCGCGCGCATCGGCGCAGACGAGGGGGAGGGAGGCGAGTCGTCGCCGGTGCGCATCTTCCCGATCGCGTACGGCGAGGGCGCCGACACCCGTGCGCTGCAGCGCATCGCGGAGGCGACCGGCGGTCAGTGGTTCGACGCCTCCGACGCGGCCAAGATCGACCTCGTGTTCGCCTCGGTCATCAACAACTTCTGA
- the menC gene encoding o-succinylbenzoate synthase, translating into MRAPTAPITLDGFELRVLHLPLVSPFTTSFGTETVREVIVVRALTADGDGWGEIVTQDAPLYSSEYTYGAWDVALRWLIPALLDERTLPAERVAPALEPFKGHRMVKAGLELAVLDAALRAQGRAFAEYLGAERDRVPSGVSVGIQRDPQALVEAVRGYLDEGYVRIKIKIKPGRDVHDTAAVRDAFGGIPLQVDANSAYTLADLDTLAELDRFDLLLIEQPLQEDDIVDHAALARHVKTPICLDESVVSAKAALDALALGSASVINIKAGRVGGYLEALRIHDLCRDAGIPVWCGGMLETGIGRAANAALAALPGFTLPGDISASNRFYTRDIVTEPAVLEDGHVRVPTGHGLGVELDDAALEEFTVAREVLRR; encoded by the coding sequence TGTCCCCCTTCACGACCTCGTTCGGCACCGAGACGGTGCGCGAGGTGATCGTGGTGCGGGCGCTGACGGCCGACGGCGACGGCTGGGGCGAGATCGTCACGCAGGACGCGCCGCTGTATTCGAGCGAGTACACCTACGGCGCCTGGGACGTCGCGCTGCGCTGGCTGATCCCGGCCCTGCTCGACGAGCGGACACTGCCTGCGGAGCGCGTCGCGCCGGCGCTCGAGCCGTTCAAGGGCCACCGCATGGTCAAGGCGGGACTCGAGCTCGCCGTGCTCGACGCGGCGCTGCGCGCCCAGGGCCGTGCGTTCGCGGAGTACCTCGGCGCCGAGCGCGACCGCGTGCCGAGCGGCGTGAGCGTCGGCATCCAGCGCGACCCGCAAGCCCTCGTGGAGGCCGTGCGCGGGTACCTCGACGAGGGGTACGTGCGCATCAAGATCAAGATCAAGCCCGGGCGCGACGTGCACGACACCGCCGCAGTGCGCGACGCCTTCGGCGGCATCCCCCTGCAGGTCGACGCGAACTCGGCCTACACGCTCGCCGACCTCGACACCCTCGCCGAGCTCGACCGGTTCGACCTGCTGCTGATCGAGCAGCCGCTGCAGGAAGACGACATCGTCGACCACGCCGCGCTGGCGCGTCACGTGAAGACGCCGATCTGCCTCGACGAGTCGGTGGTGTCGGCCAAGGCCGCCCTCGATGCCCTCGCGCTCGGATCGGCATCGGTCATCAACATCAAGGCCGGGCGGGTCGGCGGGTACCTCGAGGCGCTGCGCATCCATGACCTGTGCCGCGATGCGGGCATCCCGGTATGGTGCGGCGGCATGCTCGAGACGGGCATCGGCCGCGCGGCCAACGCCGCGCTCGCCGCCCTGCCGGGATTCACCCTGCCGGGCGACATCTCCGCCTCGAACCGCTTCTACACCCGCGACATCGTCACGGAGCCGGCTGTGCTCGAAGACGGCCACGTGCGGGTGCCGACCGGGCACGGGCTGGGCGTCGAGCTCGACGACGCCGCCCTCGAGGAGTTCACCGTCGCCCGAGAAGTGCTGCGGAGGTAG